In the genome of Candidatus Saccharibacteria bacterium oral taxon 488, one region contains:
- a CDS encoding ABC transporter permease gives MSKMHNLGMVFKFEVLRTLKKPIFWLVAIGFPVMIGLMFGVIFWSNRATQEAAEKLQEQNFSITMTDDSGLVKPEIAAAMKVQRVNSEAEGVEKVKHHQTDAYFYIPKNLEKDSVRIYGQDTGLFENNKYEAVVRTLLSRSVDSKVTGSEAVVIKQKITSSLTTYKNGKESGGIKEVIVPGFFLALFYLLIAFFGNQMLTSTIEEKENRTVEMLLTTVRAKTLIVGKIWALITLSLIQGMVIVAPVFIGYLLFGHQLHLPNFDLSQIVFDPTRIVVAIALFGASFMMLTGLLVTVGAMMPTAKEASSWVGLVMILLFGPLYGGSVFISYPESTFSMAMSYFPLTAPIPLMLRNAVGNLSLIEALIGVAVLVVSAVLIMMLAVRVFRYGAMSYDSKLSLSALRMKRKTGKV, from the coding sequence ATGAGTAAGATGCATAATTTGGGAATGGTGTTCAAGTTCGAGGTACTTCGAACACTCAAAAAGCCGATCTTTTGGCTGGTGGCGATTGGCTTTCCGGTTATGATCGGGCTGATGTTTGGGGTCATTTTCTGGTCGAACCGGGCGACTCAGGAGGCAGCTGAGAAGCTCCAGGAGCAGAATTTCAGTATCACGATGACGGACGATTCGGGATTGGTCAAGCCAGAGATAGCTGCGGCGATGAAAGTCCAGCGAGTTAATTCCGAGGCCGAGGGCGTTGAAAAGGTCAAACATCATCAGACTGATGCGTACTTTTATATACCAAAGAACCTTGAAAAAGATAGTGTCAGGATATATGGTCAAGACACGGGGCTCTTTGAAAATAACAAGTACGAGGCAGTGGTCCGTACCCTGCTCAGTCGGTCGGTTGATAGCAAGGTGACCGGATCGGAGGCAGTGGTTATCAAGCAAAAAATCACCTCATCGCTGACAACGTACAAAAACGGCAAGGAGAGCGGCGGCATAAAAGAGGTAATCGTACCAGGATTTTTCCTAGCGCTGTTTTACCTGTTGATCGCTTTCTTTGGTAACCAAATGCTTACCAGCACTATCGAGGAGAAAGAAAACCGTACGGTCGAGATGCTGCTGACAACAGTGCGAGCCAAGACACTGATCGTTGGTAAGATCTGGGCGCTGATCACGCTGTCGCTAATTCAGGGTATGGTCATCGTTGCGCCAGTGTTTATCGGTTATTTGCTGTTCGGACACCAATTACATTTACCTAATTTCGATCTGTCGCAGATTGTCTTTGACCCGACGAGAATCGTGGTGGCGATTGCATTATTCGGCGCAAGCTTTATGATGTTGACTGGGCTGTTGGTGACGGTGGGCGCGATGATGCCGACCGCCAAGGAGGCTAGCTCGTGGGTTGGTCTGGTGATGATACTGCTGTTTGGCCCACTGTATGGCGGATCAGTTTTCATCTCGTATCCGGAGTCAACATTCTCGATGGCTATGTCGTATTTCCCGCTTACGGCGCCGATCCCCCTGATGCTCAGGAACGCGGTCGGCAATCTGTCGCTCATTGAGGCCTTGATTGGCGTGGCGGTCTTGGTAGTGTCTGCGGTGCTGATCATGATGCTGGCGGTGCGAGTTTTCCGTTACGGCGCGATGTCATATGACAGCAAGCTATCTCTGTCGGCGTTGCGGATGAAGCGAAAAACTGGTAAAGTTTAG
- a CDS encoding GrpB family protein: MDRELERMSLKELWQLFPIFLVEHNREWARWYDEEVKAIFSLVPKKYITRISHIGSTAIPNIQAKNIVDILLEVPSEKELEPVKNILVENNWLCMSQKAKRISLNKGYTKQGFADKVFHLHIRVVGDNDEIYFRDYLIENGDIAKQYEKLKLKLWKEFEHDRDGYTDAKSDFIRKYTKIAREKYGSKNRSS, encoded by the coding sequence ATGGACAGAGAGTTAGAGAGAATGAGTTTGAAAGAGTTGTGGCAATTATTCCCCATATTTCTTGTAGAACACAATAGAGAATGGGCACGCTGGTATGATGAGGAAGTGAAAGCCATCTTCTCATTGGTACCAAAAAAATACATAACACGAATATCTCACATTGGCAGCACGGCCATTCCAAATATACAGGCAAAGAATATAGTAGATATATTGCTTGAAGTCCCGTCGGAAAAAGAATTAGAGCCTGTAAAAAATATTCTTGTTGAAAATAATTGGTTGTGCATGAGTCAGAAAGCAAAACGAATCTCATTGAATAAGGGATATACCAAACAGGGCTTCGCGGATAAGGTATTTCATCTCCACATTAGGGTTGTGGGGGATAATGATGAGATCTACTTTAGGGATTATCTAATTGAGAATGGAGACATTGCCAAACAGTACGAGAAATTGAAACTAAAGCTTTGGAAGGAATTTGAGCATGATAGGGATGGGTATACTGATGCAAAAAGCGATTTTATCAGAAAGTATACTAAAATAGCTAGAGAAAAATACGGGTCCAAGAATAGGTCTTCCTAA
- a CDS encoding response regulator codes for MRLLIIEDERKIARIIAEALRREHHAVDVTHDGDEGLNMATSEPYDLLVVDRMLPGRSGTDIVRALREQGKDMPILLLTALGTTEDKTFGLDSGADDYLVKPFAIAELTARVRALLRRPPIQQPDTLQIADLVIDQTTQSVTRAGTAIDLTSKEYALLEYLARHPGQTLSKDTLIAHVWDFDADILPNNVEAYIKQLRKKIDKPFRRPLIHTVRGFGYKLEAGE; via the coding sequence ATGCGCCTCCTTATCATCGAAGACGAACGAAAGATTGCCCGGATCATTGCTGAGGCGCTGCGGCGTGAGCATCATGCCGTGGACGTGACACATGACGGAGATGAGGGGCTGAATATGGCGACGAGCGAGCCGTACGATCTATTGGTCGTTGATCGGATGTTGCCGGGGCGGAGTGGCACTGATATTGTGCGAGCGTTACGCGAGCAGGGTAAGGATATGCCGATTCTGCTGTTGACAGCACTGGGGACGACTGAAGATAAGACTTTCGGCCTGGACAGCGGCGCTGATGATTATCTCGTCAAGCCCTTCGCCATCGCCGAACTCACCGCCCGCGTGCGAGCGCTCCTTCGCCGCCCGCCAATTCAGCAACCGGACACGCTCCAGATCGCTGATCTCGTGATTGACCAGACAACGCAATCCGTCACTCGCGCCGGCACCGCGATCGACCTGACCAGCAAGGAGTACGCGCTCCTCGAATACCTAGCGCGCCACCCCGGCCAGACGCTCAGCAAAGACACATTGATCGCCCATGTGTGGGATTTTGATGCCGATATTTTGCCCAACAACGTCGAGGCTTACATCAAGCAGCTGCGCAAGAAAATCGACAAGCCATTTCGTCGGCCGCTGATTCACACCGTGCGCGGCTTTGGGTATAAATTGGAGGCTGGCGAGTGA
- a CDS encoding ATP-binding cassette domain-containing protein — protein MAFGDKVVIQDLSFEVRRGEVFGFLGSNGSGKTTTLRALLGLYEPTAGELLVDGKQFAVEDGVKLGYLPEERGLYKKETVIDTMMYFGRLKGLSKEEARNFSMNYLERVDLSDKAKTRLDKLSGGQQQKIQLGVTIMGDPELLILDEPTKGFDPVNRRLLMNIIEERRKAGATIIYVTHQMEEVERLCDRLILLKDGRAAAYGTLAEVKKQFGGASMDDIFVKVYGGEKQEVRHE, from the coding sequence ATGGCGTTTGGCGATAAGGTGGTCATTCAAGACCTCAGTTTTGAGGTGCGGCGCGGCGAGGTGTTTGGATTCTTAGGTAGCAACGGCTCAGGAAAGACGACGACACTCAGGGCGCTGTTAGGGCTATACGAGCCGACGGCTGGCGAGCTACTGGTTGACGGCAAACAGTTTGCTGTCGAAGATGGTGTCAAGTTGGGCTATCTCCCAGAGGAACGCGGCCTGTATAAAAAGGAAACAGTCATCGACACCATGATGTACTTTGGCCGGCTGAAAGGTCTCAGCAAAGAAGAAGCTCGTAATTTCTCCATGAATTATCTGGAGCGAGTTGACTTGAGCGACAAGGCAAAAACCCGGCTGGATAAATTATCAGGTGGTCAGCAGCAAAAAATTCAGCTGGGCGTGACCATCATGGGCGACCCAGAGCTGCTCATTTTAGACGAGCCGACCAAGGGCTTTGACCCAGTCAATCGCCGACTACTAATGAACATCATTGAAGAGCGACGCAAGGCTGGCGCGACGATTATTTACGTGACGCACCAGATGGAAGAGGTCGAGCGACTATGCGACCGGCTGATTCTATTAAAAGATGGTCGAGCAGCGGCGTACGGTACGCTAGCAGAGGTGAAAAAGCAGTTCGGCGGCGCATCAATGGATGATATTTTTGTGAAGGTTTACGGTGGCGAAAAGCAGGAGGTACGTCATGAGTAA
- a CDS encoding NUDIX domain-containing protein, with translation MDTTLFQYCQKIVLFSQDGSAVLLARRRGEADYDGVFSFIGGKLESTDGGLVNGLRREKNEEIGSAAKIAVVTSISVNEYFVKTNGQAMVLPHYYARFIGGEIMLNDEYSEYRWVNLRELDQFEPKIETVAPMIEAVQKIMRVATEADYREI, from the coding sequence ATGGATACAACATTATTTCAGTACTGTCAAAAAATAGTGCTATTCAGTCAAGACGGCTCTGCTGTGCTGCTCGCTAGGCGCCGCGGGGAGGCTGATTATGATGGCGTGTTCTCGTTTATTGGCGGTAAGTTGGAGTCGACGGATGGTGGCTTGGTGAATGGTCTTCGGCGGGAGAAGAACGAGGAAATTGGCTCGGCCGCTAAAATTGCGGTGGTAACGAGCATCAGTGTTAATGAATATTTTGTCAAAACCAATGGGCAGGCCATGGTGCTGCCACATTATTATGCCCGGTTTATTGGCGGTGAAATTATGCTCAATGATGAGTATTCTGAGTATCGGTGGGTGAACCTACGTGAGTTAGATCAGTTTGAACCAAAGATTGAGACAGTTGCCCCTATGATTGAGGCTGTCCAAAAGATTATGCGAGTTGCTACCGAGGCGGATTATCGAGAGATATAG
- a CDS encoding cysteine--tRNA ligase: MKLYNTLTRRKDELQPLDGQTVRMYTCGLTVYSQPHIGNWVGYIYWDVLVRLLRWQDIPVIRTQNITDVGHLTSDDDGGEDKMEKGARREGKTAWDVAEQYIAIAEHEAYEVLKLVRPDHLVRATDYIQQQIDFARGLDEKGLLYKIDGDGMYFDTSRLADYGKLARLDVAGLEAGARVSVAGKRNITDFAVWKFSPTNTKRDMEWDSPWGVGFPGWHLECSTIARETLGDTIDIHTGGIDHIPVHHVNEIAQSESLTGQQFAQLWLHNNHIKVDGRKMSKSLGNIITLSDITARGFSPMAFKLAILSKHYQTEGNFTWDILEAAQARLDHWRGYAALRHQTHDTLDDDDDKDEQEGTVSLLAARQALVEKLNDDLDTPGALALIDEAFSRLDHAPLEKIHRGGLLQLIEIIDEVLGLELMETTPDIDDEAKRLILERQQARRAKNWQTADDIRAQLDEKGIALRDTPSGQVWSYR, from the coding sequence ATGAAGCTCTATAACACCCTCACTCGCCGTAAAGATGAACTCCAGCCGCTCGACGGGCAGACGGTTCGTATGTACACCTGCGGGCTGACGGTGTATTCGCAGCCGCACATTGGCAATTGGGTTGGCTATATTTATTGGGATGTGTTGGTGCGGTTGCTGCGCTGGCAGGACATTCCAGTGATTCGCACGCAAAATATCACCGACGTTGGGCATTTGACCAGCGATGATGATGGTGGCGAGGACAAGATGGAGAAGGGAGCGCGCCGCGAGGGTAAAACCGCCTGGGATGTGGCCGAGCAGTATATCGCCATTGCCGAGCACGAAGCCTACGAGGTACTAAAGCTGGTGCGGCCCGACCATTTGGTGCGAGCAACGGACTACATCCAGCAGCAGATCGACTTCGCCCGCGGGCTAGACGAGAAGGGATTGTTATACAAGATTGACGGCGACGGCATGTATTTTGATACATCGCGGCTAGCAGATTATGGCAAATTAGCGCGGCTGGACGTGGCGGGCCTAGAAGCGGGCGCGCGAGTCAGCGTGGCAGGTAAGCGCAACATCACCGACTTCGCCGTCTGGAAATTTTCACCGACCAACACCAAGCGCGACATGGAGTGGGACAGCCCATGGGGCGTCGGCTTTCCGGGCTGGCATCTGGAATGCTCGACCATCGCTCGGGAGACACTGGGCGATACAATCGACATTCACACCGGTGGCATCGACCACATTCCGGTGCATCACGTGAACGAAATCGCTCAGAGCGAGAGTCTGACTGGGCAGCAATTTGCTCAACTTTGGCTGCACAATAACCACATCAAAGTCGACGGCCGCAAGATGAGTAAATCCCTGGGCAACATCATCACCCTCAGTGACATCACGGCGCGCGGCTTCAGTCCGATGGCCTTTAAGCTGGCAATCCTCAGCAAGCATTACCAAACCGAGGGCAATTTCACCTGGGATATTTTGGAGGCAGCCCAGGCGCGGCTGGATCATTGGCGCGGCTATGCGGCGCTCAGGCACCAGACGCACGACACGCTGGATGATGACGACGACAAAGACGAGCAGGAGGGCACGGTGTCACTATTAGCAGCGCGACAGGCGCTCGTCGAAAAGCTAAATGATGATTTGGATACGCCAGGGGCGTTGGCGCTGATCGACGAGGCGTTTTCACGGCTGGATCATGCGCCGTTAGAAAAAATCCATCGCGGTGGCTTGCTGCAATTGATCGAAATTATTGACGAGGTTTTAGGCCTAGAGCTAATGGAAACCACACCAGATATTGATGATGAAGCCAAGCGGCTCATCCTCGAGCGTCAGCAAGCTCGCCGCGCCAAAAACTGGCAGACTGCCGACGATATTCGCGCTCAACTCGACGAAAAGGGCATCGCCCTACGCGACACCCCATCTGGTCAAGTTTGGTCGTACCGATAA
- a CDS encoding AI-2E family transporter yields MKVRIEIDTKTFVRFWLVVIGFGLAGLMIYSARDALMVLGTALFLALALNAPVRKLASWLPGKSRLGGTALAFMLLIIILTSVIWFVVPPLVQQSAKFAETLPGLVNGVNEQWHGLKGFVEQNGLQPQIDSLMNNIREQASSWAASFGANILGSIGSLASFLASAFLVLVLTFLMLLEGQEWMERLWRLYRDEQRRDHHKVLVGKIYNVVTGYIVGQLTVSGIGSLCAGAFVFGMSWFIPEIAANLAMPTILLVFLLSLIPMFGATIAGVVVGLMLMLNSVSAGVIYLIYFVIYQQIENNFIAPVIQGKKVELSALAILVAVTVGLYVGGLVGGVVAIPIAGSLKVLMDDYLAHNREPQAPPRRSPLKKALKKVAETKPAE; encoded by the coding sequence ATGAAAGTACGCATTGAAATAGACACCAAAACATTTGTGCGGTTTTGGCTGGTGGTGATTGGCTTTGGGCTGGCGGGGCTGATGATTTATTCGGCGCGGGATGCGCTGATGGTGCTCGGGACGGCGTTGTTTCTGGCGTTGGCACTGAACGCGCCGGTGCGTAAGTTGGCGTCGTGGCTACCCGGCAAGAGTCGGCTGGGCGGGACGGCGTTGGCTTTTATGCTGCTGATCATCATCTTGACTAGTGTGATTTGGTTCGTGGTGCCACCGCTGGTGCAGCAATCGGCTAAGTTTGCCGAGACGCTGCCTGGCCTGGTTAATGGTGTTAACGAGCAGTGGCACGGGCTGAAGGGCTTTGTCGAGCAGAATGGTCTGCAGCCGCAAATTGATTCACTGATGAATAATATCCGTGAGCAGGCGTCTAGCTGGGCGGCGAGTTTTGGTGCGAATATTCTCGGTAGTATTGGCTCGCTGGCGTCATTTTTAGCGTCGGCCTTTTTGGTGCTGGTGCTGACATTCTTGATGTTGCTCGAGGGCCAGGAATGGATGGAGCGGCTGTGGCGGCTGTATCGGGATGAACAGCGGCGCGACCATCACAAGGTGCTGGTTGGCAAGATTTATAACGTGGTGACTGGCTACATCGTCGGGCAGCTGACGGTGTCGGGGATTGGTTCGTTGTGCGCCGGGGCGTTTGTGTTTGGTATGAGCTGGTTCATTCCGGAGATCGCAGCCAACTTGGCAATGCCGACGATTCTGCTGGTGTTCCTACTCAGCCTGATCCCGATGTTTGGGGCGACGATCGCCGGTGTGGTGGTGGGGCTGATGCTGATGCTCAATAGCGTGTCGGCGGGCGTCATCTATCTCATCTATTTTGTGATCTACCAGCAGATTGAGAATAATTTTATCGCGCCAGTCATTCAGGGTAAGAAAGTCGAGCTGTCGGCGCTGGCGATCTTGGTGGCGGTGACGGTGGGGCTGTATGTTGGCGGCTTGGTCGGTGGTGTGGTGGCCATTCCGATCGCTGGATCGCTCAAGGTGCTGATGGATGATTATCTGGCGCATAATCGCGAGCCGCAGGCGCCGCCTCGCCGCTCGCCGCTAAAAAAGGCGCTCAAAAAAGTTGCTGAGACGAAGCCAGCTGAGTAA
- a CDS encoding NUDIX domain-containing protein, with translation MTTRLTVRGIIYNPQTDSVFVQKLKKLQGNNNWYLPGGKVEDKESLTSALKREIFEECGIEAQVGRLVCINQFFDSKNGTNVVAFLFLITNYADFIDIDLVKTSHGVAEIAEFKFISRENESIIPKWVSSADKNILTENNFELCGVDFYDEF, from the coding sequence ATGACAACTAGACTTACTGTGCGAGGTATAATTTATAATCCGCAAACTGATAGTGTGTTTGTTCAGAAATTGAAGAAATTACAAGGTAATAATAATTGGTATTTACCAGGCGGAAAAGTTGAAGATAAAGAATCTCTTACTTCGGCATTAAAAAGAGAGATATTTGAAGAGTGCGGAATTGAAGCGCAGGTTGGCAGATTAGTTTGTATCAATCAGTTTTTTGATAGTAAAAATGGTACGAATGTAGTTGCTTTCTTGTTTTTAATCACTAACTACGCAGATTTCATAGACATAGATTTAGTTAAAACATCACATGGCGTGGCGGAAATCGCAGAATTTAAATTTATTTCGCGAGAAAATGAATCTATAATTCCAAAATGGGTGTCTAGTGCAGATAAAAATATTCTTACTGAGAATAATTTTGAACTATGTGGTGTAGACTTTTATGATGAGTTTTGA
- a CDS encoding DUF2797 domain-containing protein: MAEYETFTGLYWHSSEPTITSFDVGGSEIKRSVIDNYFSIETTGNRFCIGYFDSDTESRIPCLDMALIQQHERQGSQCPVCTQKSRGSFVAKTGKITTEYNRSLLKYRHIVYIASFGDQSSVKVGVARQSRYSDRIHEQGATAAAVIAYAAEGVAARGIEKAISEHLNIKQSVRYQEKIKNILNNDTREAAYSRLKLCQERIEQTLLDQNIVYDDFIFASPDYRIQESAIGEIIHFIDKLDSISYIGGRVIGILGKIALFHVGGACYAINTKILEGREMRIQTHTDTTVGKVFGIHTKKVAINRQQGLF; this comes from the coding sequence ATGGCAGAATATGAAACCTTTACTGGTCTATATTGGCATAGTAGCGAGCCAACTATTACAAGTTTTGATGTAGGTGGTAGCGAGATAAAACGTTCTGTTATAGATAACTATTTTTCAATAGAGACTACCGGCAACAGGTTTTGCATAGGATACTTTGATTCAGATACAGAATCGAGAATACCGTGTCTCGATATGGCCCTTATACAGCAGCACGAAAGGCAAGGCTCACAATGCCCTGTCTGCACACAGAAAAGCAGAGGGTCGTTTGTAGCTAAGACTGGTAAAATAACCACAGAATACAATCGCAGTCTACTTAAATATAGACACATAGTTTATATCGCTTCTTTTGGCGATCAATCTAGTGTCAAAGTTGGAGTAGCGAGACAATCGAGATACTCAGACAGAATACATGAACAGGGAGCTACTGCAGCCGCAGTTATAGCGTACGCTGCAGAAGGAGTTGCAGCTCGCGGTATTGAAAAGGCGATATCAGAGCATTTAAATATAAAACAGTCTGTGCGGTATCAAGAAAAGATAAAGAATATTCTGAATAACGATACTAGAGAGGCTGCATATAGTCGATTGAAGCTGTGTCAAGAAAGAATAGAACAGACGCTTCTTGACCAAAATATCGTATATGATGATTTTATATTTGCAAGTCCCGACTACAGAATACAGGAGTCTGCTATTGGTGAAATTATCCATTTTATTGATAAACTTGACTCAATTTCCTATATTGGCGGTCGAGTTATAGGCATACTCGGTAAGATCGCGCTCTTCCATGTCGGTGGCGCTTGTTATGCAATTAATACAAAAATACTGGAGGGCAGAGAAATGAGAATTCAAACCCACACCGACACAACAGTAGGTAAAGTGTTCGGCATACACACTAAGAAAGTAGCCATAAACCGACAACAGGGATTATTTTGA
- a CDS encoding HAMP domain-containing protein encodes MKRLKLFPKTFLVSIGLFAALIILVHALVYTLMPQFYLQQKEREAADNLITLTTELRGKSAEEMRRLSQEFASMKNVNITLTIDGRDQYFQGFQSVNIVTDSGKPVDTSVVKIADGQTVDPRSVILRQGSVTDKQGRAITVKLLADVAPVTQAKLATLHVLPYTMLGSLLVALLFSYIYSRFVTRPIRQMAAVTTTMQQLEKGAHYPVNSRDEIGVLGRNINELYQNLWQTIRSLEHENKRITQLEKEKIAFLRAASHELKTPLAALRIMLENMQLNIGEYKNRDQYLAESVAQVDRLAAMVNDVLRSGSVAEQALRQEKRLRIDKLIAEVVADYTLLAKTRGMTFAVDAHPTTVRANRDMMRHVISNLVSNAVRHGDARSVIKITCDQRELAIENACKPLTKQQLQHVFDPFYRSSDGTKQHTDSSGIGLYTVKMLLDAKGLDYEFVPHGQGMRFVVRFE; translated from the coding sequence ATGAAGCGGCTTAAATTATTTCCCAAAACATTTTTGGTATCAATCGGCCTGTTTGCGGCGTTGATCATCCTGGTGCATGCGTTGGTTTACACCTTGATGCCGCAATTTTATTTGCAGCAAAAAGAGCGTGAGGCGGCGGATAACCTGATAACGCTAACCACTGAGCTACGCGGCAAATCGGCCGAGGAAATGCGCCGTCTCAGCCAGGAATTTGCGAGCATGAAAAACGTCAATATCACGCTAACGATTGACGGGCGTGATCAGTATTTTCAAGGCTTTCAATCCGTCAATATCGTGACAGACAGTGGTAAACCGGTCGATACCAGCGTGGTGAAAATCGCTGATGGGCAGACTGTCGATCCGCGTTCGGTGATTTTGCGGCAGGGTAGTGTGACGGATAAACAGGGGCGAGCGATTACGGTCAAACTGCTCGCCGACGTAGCGCCCGTCACCCAGGCCAAACTCGCTACCCTGCACGTATTGCCATATACTATGCTCGGATCGCTGTTAGTGGCACTGCTATTCTCGTACATCTACAGCCGTTTTGTGACACGGCCGATTCGCCAGATGGCTGCGGTGACCACGACGATGCAGCAGCTGGAAAAGGGTGCGCACTACCCAGTGAATAGCCGTGATGAAATCGGCGTGCTGGGGCGAAATATTAACGAGCTCTATCAAAACCTGTGGCAAACGATTCGCTCGCTGGAGCATGAGAATAAGCGGATAACCCAGCTTGAAAAAGAGAAAATTGCCTTCCTCCGCGCGGCCTCGCACGAGCTGAAAACGCCGCTAGCAGCCCTTCGGATCATGCTTGAAAACATGCAACTCAACATCGGCGAATATAAAAATCGCGATCAGTACCTGGCGGAATCGGTAGCGCAGGTTGACCGCTTGGCGGCGATGGTGAATGACGTTTTGCGCTCTGGCAGCGTCGCCGAGCAGGCTCTGCGTCAGGAGAAACGACTGAGGATTGACAAGCTAATCGCCGAGGTGGTTGCTGACTATACACTGCTGGCAAAAACGCGCGGCATGACTTTCGCGGTTGACGCACACCCAACGACCGTGCGTGCTAACCGCGACATGATGCGCCACGTCATCTCGAATTTGGTATCAAATGCAGTGCGCCACGGCGATGCCAGGAGCGTGATAAAAATTACTTGTGACCAGCGTGAACTAGCCATCGAAAACGCCTGCAAACCACTCACTAAACAACAGCTCCAGCACGTCTTCGACCCGTTTTATCGCAGTTCTGACGGCACGAAGCAACATACCGACAGCAGTGGCATCGGCCTCTACACCGTGAAAATGCTGCTCGACGCCAAAGGCCTGGACTATGAGTTCGTGCCGCACGGGCAGGGTATGCGGTTTGTGGTGAGGTTTGAGTAG
- the folE gene encoding GTP cyclohydrolase I FolE, with translation MANNKEIESIIEKLLKELVEDCNRAGLKETPMRVAKSWSRLLEGYERKFEDEAKTFDNTHNYSDIVLSGKINFTSVCEHHLLPFWGEAYIAYIPKDRIIGLSKLARAVDIYSRRLQDQERITQQVAQAINGYLEPRGVAVLLKAQHFCNIARGVEKIQSNMVTSAFSGEFTNDNTRKQFYEMVAFAND, from the coding sequence ATGGCCAATAATAAAGAAATAGAAAGTATTATAGAGAAGCTTTTGAAAGAGTTGGTAGAAGACTGCAATAGGGCGGGGCTTAAAGAAACCCCAATGCGCGTAGCTAAATCTTGGAGTAGATTACTTGAAGGATATGAGCGTAAATTTGAAGACGAGGCAAAAACCTTTGACAATACACACAACTATTCCGATATAGTTTTATCGGGTAAAATAAACTTCACCTCTGTTTGTGAGCATCATTTACTACCATTTTGGGGCGAAGCTTATATTGCATATATACCTAAAGATCGTATTATAGGTTTAAGCAAATTAGCGCGAGCGGTTGATATTTATTCTCGTAGATTACAAGATCAAGAACGTATTACACAGCAAGTCGCTCAAGCCATTAACGGTTACCTTGAACCTCGCGGAGTTGCAGTTCTTTTGAAAGCTCAGCATTTTTGTAATATAGCTCGCGGGGTTGAAAAAATCCAATCAAATATGGTGACATCTGCCTTTAGTGGTGAGTTTACTAATGATAATACGAGGAAACAATTTTACGAAATGGTTGCATTTGCAAATGACTAA
- a CDS encoding response regulator, with amino-acid sequence MTSTVLIVEDEPTLRIGTEQFLRQRGFTVLTATSGEEALEKYAEADVIILDIMLPKMSGIEVLRQIRQTSDVPVLMLTALHDEPTQVASFDELADDYMSKPFSLVLLEKRIKALLRRQQSVKKTLWRRGLASVDFAAYQGFYDDTDAHLKPKEVQLLKLLVDNPNMVWSRQAIIDKLWRDDEVPFDRVIDVYIKNLRKKLHLDCIITVKGVGYRYEAA; translated from the coding sequence ATGACATCAACGGTTCTTATTGTTGAAGACGAACCTACTCTGCGCATTGGCACCGAGCAATTCCTCCGCCAGCGCGGCTTTACGGTACTAACGGCAACCAGCGGCGAGGAGGCCCTGGAGAAGTATGCCGAAGCAGATGTCATCATCCTCGATATCATGCTGCCAAAGATGAGTGGCATCGAAGTGCTGCGCCAGATTCGCCAGACCAGCGACGTGCCGGTGCTGATGTTGACGGCGCTGCATGATGAGCCGACGCAAGTTGCGAGTTTTGACGAGCTGGCGGATGATTATATGAGTAAGCCATTTTCGCTGGTGCTTTTGGAAAAGCGAATTAAGGCGCTACTTCGCCGCCAACAGTCTGTCAAAAAAACCTTGTGGCGCCGCGGCTTGGCCTCGGTGGATTTCGCGGCCTATCAGGGATTTTATGATGATACTGACGCGCATCTCAAGCCCAAGGAAGTGCAACTCCTCAAGCTGCTCGTCGATAATCCAAACATGGTCTGGAGTCGGCAGGCTATCATTGACAAGTTGTGGCGTGATGACGAGGTGCCGTTCGACCGAGTGATTGACGTCTATATCAAAAACTTGCGCAAGAAATTGCACCTAGACTGCATCATCACGGTGAAGGGAGTGGGCTATCGCTATGAAGCGGCTTAA
- a CDS encoding DUF3850 domain-containing protein, whose product MKIITKKSYPDLFEKVLAGEKTFDMRVADFDIQPGDILEQIEVNYDGTPTGRKVRHVVGEVLRTKEIDFWKQEDIDQYGYQVMSLAKRVD is encoded by the coding sequence ATGAAAATCATCACCAAAAAATCCTACCCTGATTTATTCGAAAAAGTCCTAGCGGGCGAGAAAACATTTGATATGAGGGTAGCCGATTTTGACATCCAACCCGGCGACATTCTGGAACAGATTGAGGTAAATTATGACGGAACACCAACTGGCCGCAAAGTTCGTCATGTAGTCGGCGAAGTTTTACGCACGAAAGAAATCGATTTTTGGAAGCAAGAAGATATTGATCAATACGGCTATCAAGTGATGTCGCTTGCCAAGCGGGTTGATTAG